TGTGGACAAAGTAGTTACTACACTTCTGAAATGAAATTGGGATGAGAAGAATCTTGGGGTATTTCAGTCGTTTACGTTTCAGCACACccaagaaaacacaagaacGGTGACATCTATAGCCATAATTTGGAGCCGAACCAGACAAAACATCTCTTCAGAGACCTGAACAGGGCTGTGTGCCTCACTGCAGCTTTGTGCTGAGAGAGAATGAGAGAAATGCCAGAGGAAAAAGTTAGCCAAGTTAATTCACTCATTCCTCTGGAGAAGGTAAACCATCACTGCTGCCACAGCAAGTTATTCTGTTAATAGAATATTCCAGTGCTTTATCTCTAAAAAATTACGAAACTATTCAGAAATATACTTATTAATTGTAATTATgtgcaactttaaaaaacaaaacaaaactaattttaagATGAATCTGACAAATATGGAAAACTGTAAACATCTCAAAGGAAATTAATCTTAAAGAAACTCATTTTAAGCCAACAcagctcagtttgtttctgttttcgtcTTTATTTATGCCCTGATGTGGAACACAGCATGATGACAACAAATATTGACAGTGAACACAGTGAAACGGGCCGTCGTGAACGCCCAGTGCAGCAGCTTTTGAGAAACCATGGCGAGTAATGAAACAGAGACACAATTCTTGAGCAGAAAGCATTACAAAACACGAAGCCCAACCCTGATGGGGGAATCAAATGAAAACGGACAGGCGAATTTAAGCTTCTTTAACCCGGAACATCATTTAAAGTCCTGCtgtgttaaagaaaagaaacaaactcttTATTGCAGAACAAACACCATATGATGTCAAAATCAAGACTTTATTAGATgttataaaaagcaaataataacgaataacacaaaaaagctaCATTTCTCAGCACAAGTTAGAATCAACTGTTGTAAAAGTGATCCAGGACATTAAATTGTAAATAGAAACGAGCCTACAGGCAGGGTAAATGTGAGATAAACTGCCCCGGGGTCAGAGGGTTAAAGGTCACGCTCCGTGACCGCTGTAAGCAAAATACTGGCGTGAGTTTCAACGTGCTTTAAATCTCGTCTGTGTTTGTTACAGTGCGTGCGGAGCTGAGttacttttattaaactgtGATTTGTAGGTTTCTGCCTGGCGGTGGAGGGGGTTAAACATTCTGATAAACTCTGATgagaaaaaagagaacagaATTCACTGGGAAACACAATCAGCTACAGGGGTCTGGGTGAGAAGACTGCAAGGTTTCCCCTCATGAATGTCTCATCCTGGGATTAAAGAGTCTAGCTGTCTCTGTGGATCACACCCAGCTCTTCACTCTGGTGTCCCAACAGCCACAGGAAGGtcacaaaaatactaaaatactgATCGAAACTTTTGTTTGACAGCAGCTGTCAGTGATACCCTAGACATACTGTGACTGCGAACAGGTCCTTTAggtttttgtctgaaatgttcCTATACACTGTTGTGAAtaatgtttgttagcaaaatatcttgaaaacaacttggcagattttaataaaaatctcagtggatgcacatctacaactgattgacttttggactcattctgattcaagatggctgccacagctgcttTAGAAAGCACAAGATCGGCTATAACTTCTCATTTTTAGAGTTACTGAATCAAtatttggtgtgacagtagctgtgAGTGACACACTGTGACTACTAAAAGATTCTTTAGTttcttgttgaaaaaaaaatggctgtaaattacaggtaaaaatgtctgttagcaaaatatctcatgaacaacagAACGTATCTATCGGTGGATGCacctctataactgattaactattagagtcatTCTAAgaaattgttcagttttttttttttttgttgaaatgttccTAAAAACTATTGAAGAgaaagtctgttagcaaagtatctaatgaaccactgaacagagtttagagaaactctgagaaagtaatcattatatGCACATCTACATGTACTTATAGAGTCATTATGATTTaagatgaagaaacaaaatcacacaCCAAGTAGAAGGCCCCTTCAAAGTTTCTCTAGGAACCTTTCTAGTTTTCATTATTGACATAATAATAGCCTTTGTaataagctttgtttttattcatgtttgttgtaTTCTGCACATTAAATATCAAtgataaattaaacaacaaaaaaaaaagctttaatatGTTAATATGGCtccatttcctgttttacaggagatttttgttttatttcatcttggCTTTCAGTTGTCAGAATGCTCCATCCTATTAAAACTCTGTGTCCCAGCCAGACTCTTCATCAGGAGGAGGCTCCTCTGCATCATCTGGGAAATAGTCAAAGTTGCTGCTGTCCAGTGGCCCATCCACCTGAAGGACAAATGCAGTCAGTTAAAGCGCTCCTTCAGCATCTTCTTACCCTGCTAAAACTCTGTTGTATACCCACGGTGGGTGTGAACGGAGGCTTTATGCTTCCCTGCCTCAGGCCACTCCAGTTGAAGCCCTCAAACCACCTGAAggacaagaacatttttttacgAACTCGTCTGCAGCAAGAACACACGGAGAATGAAGTTTAGTAGCTTACTTGTGTTTCTGGATGTCCTTCACTCCGTTTTTCTGATTGCCCAGCCTCTCTGAAGGATTGTCCCTGTCGGACAAAAAAATTGGTTCAAAAGTGCACTGTAGCAGATACTGTAGCAAGCTGtacacatgaaaataaacagtgattttcaaaaattagcTTGGCAAAATGTGTCTCGCTGGTCGCAAACGCTCAGATTTCTTGCGGTTTTTGTTGCCAACTAGTTTCTAATAGTTGCAGTGAAGTACTACCCTTAGAAAGGGAGAAGCAGCCGTCATAATTTAACAAATCTGGTAAGCTTGAGAGAACCTGCAGAGCCGTTTGATGAGGTTAGCTGCGCTCTTGGTGATCTTCTTGGGAAACTCGACCATGTCGACACCTCTCAGGATGATGATGTAGGTCTTCATTGGATCAGAGCCGGAGAAAGGAGGACTGGAGACAAACAGAGCGAGGCAGttggaataattttttttttcagtgttacaAAAACAGAGCTGACTGAAGTTCACAAATCACATCAatcaaatgtaacaaaaacataaaaggaaaaGTTCCAAAAAGAAGACTTTGGAATCATGATATGGGACACTGAGGTTTTGCAGCTGTACCTCCCACTGAGCTGCTCAAACATCAGTATCCCCAACGACCAGCAGTCAGCTGAGCAGTCGTGACCTTTGTTCAGGATGATCTCAGGGGCAATGTACTCAGGTGTCCCACAAAATGTCCATGTCTTCTTGCCTAGACCCACCTTCTTGGCAAAACCAAAGTCCCCCTTCAACAAGGAACAAAACCATCTCAGAATTTTAAGTTTTGGAGAGTTTCCACCATCTTTAATGGATACACATATAGACATAGCATCCATACCAGCTTGGCGTATCCTCTTTGGTCCAGTATGATGTTCTCAGGCTTGAGGTCTCTGTAGATGAGCCCTTTGGAGTGAAGATACACTAGCGCTTCGATTACACAGCCTGTGTAGAAACGAGTGGTGGCATCATCAAAGGAGCCCCTTAAACAAGAAATATAAAAGTATTACTTTTTGGTACacctaaaaaaacatctaatttattgtggtagtagctgagagtccttcacaacacatacaacAAGTGCTACTCATTACGTAAAATATTTGCTCAAACCGTTGTTGAAGtcaactgtgtttgtttgttagcaaaatatctcaagaaccacagAGAATGACCTCATTTGTTGATTTGGAAGTCATTTTTAGTTATCGTGAGAAAACAAGCTTTGCAAAATGTCCCACAACCCTCCAAGAGTTTCCTTGTGCTTTTCAACATGTTTCAGTAGGTGAACACTCAGTCGCACACCTGTCTTGAAGAAGTGACCACAGTTCACCTCCAAGGCAAGCCTCCAGGAGCATGTAGAGACATTTGGAGTCTCGGAAAGTACGATACAACCTGCAGGCAAAAAAAGAATATGAATGGATTTAAACAGTAGATTGTTCATTTAAGGGTGATATTTTCCTGATCGTCCCTTCCTAACAAaacatggcaaataaaaaaacattgtgttaaTATACAAGGTCGGGTAGAGTTTTGTATAACTGAACACTGGTGTTCCATTCAATTCCATtcaattcaattttatttttaacaggacAGTGCATATTAATAACAGTACATCTATAACATGCCAGAGTTAGCCAGAGGCTCGTTTTCATCTGTAGTCCTGGTAGCCAGCTGTACAATGGCACCCTAAGAAAACATGGAatgttaaacaataaaatcatcaacaaTTAAGAACAACATATTAAGACAGTATTAGTACATAATAGAACAGCAACAATGATGGCAGCAAACAGTAAAATACAAGTGGGAGTAGTTCTAAGGATGAACATAGCTATTCTTTAAGCACATGTAGCAGTAGCAAAACgtaaaaagcataaaatcatCACTGAGTatcaaacattaataaaactgattaaaacatttagtagATGCAtgataatttaacaaacaatgctgataaaatcataaaaacacgTGGTTTACACTGggtcaaaaaaaaattgcatattcACGAGTGAAACACATTATGTCAGTGGCAAGAGATTAATGTTGACAAATCTGACTACTGATCAGCCATTGTTTAAGATGAAcgtaaaataatttatatgtGTTAAGGTCTCTAACTGATGGTATTCCATTAATGAGAAGCTTTAACAGAAAACGCTGACTGACTAAAGGCACCTTTTCTTAATGGAATAatacgggggggggggggcagctgaGCTTTACTGTGGCATGCCATGTGTTCGTGTTGTTGGTTTCCCACATATAAAAGGTCAAAGCACTCCCCAGTACACTGAATGTGACTCAGCTTCTGTTTGAGAGTTTTGTCCTGTGGATGAACCCATTTTTGtgtgaagatgttttgtttaaagttcaTCGGGATGTTGTGTGGAGAAAATTCTGACTTTTTCAAACACTTCTGCCGCGTATAGAATGATAATGCTTTTTGTGCTTTATGTCCTTTTCGTTTTTGCTTGCTCCTGTGGAGGCTCAGAGCATTAGCACTTTGGAATGTCATTCAGAAGTGGTCTTGGGGAATTTGAAGTAAAAGCTAGTCTGAACAGTCTGAGCTGAGAATTTAAGCCATTTTAGAGCAACTTTAATCTGAAAAATCTCAAAGATGTTCATGCAACTGCTATTTTATGCATTCCTGTCAGTTGTTTGCTGTCACATGGTCCAGTAATGGTCCATGTGAAACCTGTGCCACAAAGCAGAGCATCTTAAGCCTTTCAGGCAGAGTAATTGATGAAAAAGTAAGGTGGtgtcaaaaaaaattatagtgATTAAAGTAAATGTTATTGGTTTTTACAGCCTTACACTTGTATCACGTTGCTTCTCTGCCCTGAACACTATCAGATTAACTACAAAGTCACAGTGTAgataaaatgcatcaaataGTGCTGTGATGTAAAGAGTTACCTttgaaaagtgtttgttttttatgaaattgtCGGCCATATTAATAAAGCAAAAGCACACCATTAACTTCAAACACATCAATGCATATTTTTGATTCCAACAGCAGTCCTCGCAGAAACAATAGCCCCTTTCACACTGTAGTTTCACAACATGACTGTAAAGACAAGCCCTTTTTTAAGCCCCAATATGACAATACGTGCTTACACACATTGTGGGAACAGCATGGTGACAGCAATATTGTTGATTAGAATAGCGGATGAATTCCTTCTACTTCACACATACCAGCCAACTCAGTTCTGTGACTACGTACCTTGATGGCACAAAGGTGCATCATAAATATTTGTGTCTCAGCTATGAtgatgttagttttttttttgtttttgcttgttttggaTTAATAAATAACAGTTTCACATAAGAGCAGAGatagattttgatttaaaaaagcagcatgtAGAATAATCTAAAATGGTCATCCTCTTAGTTATTGTGGCGTGCCATGGATAAACACTGTGTGCACTCTGACCTGATAATAAACGGGTTATGAGCTTCCATCATGATGCGGCGCTCAGACAGAATGTGGTCCTGCTGGCTGGTATCCAGGATGTGACGTTTCTTCAAGACTTTCAGGGCAAACAATCGACTGGGATCAGTCCTTAACTGAACCTGAACACACAAGCGTGTCTGCTGAAGTCATAAATTAATAGGATCTTTATACAGCCACACATGTACGCTCACCAGCTCTACACGACTGAAGCCTCCCATCCCCAGGGTGGAGATGATTTGGAGATCAGTGAGTGATATGATGGAGAAAAAGTCAGCCTCTGCTTGTTGTCTGCAAGAAGCAAGAAGAAATACTTAAAATATGTTACCTTCAGTCAAGAAGGTTCATATAGACTGTTTCATAAAATCATGATAACCATTAGGCCAGTCACTTGGAGTTATGGATGAAATGGTGCAAAGTAGAACCCTTGCCCAAACAGGCTCTTGGATGGCCTGGAGACCTGTCCAAAGCATAACCCTTCCTCTCACCCATAGAGTGGAGCAACACATTTGGGTACTTAGTTTATGCACAATGTTCCCGCCTCCTTTTGAGGGTAAATAAGACTACAGCATCAATTTGAAGCTATTGAATACCCAAATATTGAGGCCTGAAATCCAAAAAATTATTCAATGTCTCTGCCGATCAACAATCTCCAGCTTTATATCAGAAAAACCTTCACAAATATGAACTGAAGCTCATCAGATTGGACACACAACGCCACCCTGTGTCCTGATAAGTCATATGCAGACAAATAGCCTAAAAAATGCATTCCCTGTGGGAATGCATTTCTCACACTCATTACGTTCATCTTTATTAGGCAGTTTTACAACTTGTCTTCCCATAAAACAGGGCGTGCCGGTTTGAAGGAAAAGGAAGTGACAAATTGTTGCTCCACTCTGTAGACTACTGCGGTCAACTGCAGCCTATGGTGACCCTGAACAAAATGAAGCAAGCATAGATGAGTGACAGTGAATATCATTATAATATCATTTGTGGGAGGATCCTTCGACTTTCCAGACTGCTCAAAGTTATAGTTTCAGGAGGTTATATATATTTCGGCTGATTAgaataaactatttttaaagGTAGCAGTCAACATTTTGGTGCAATAAAATGTTAGACTTCCAAAgcattttcagtaaaaaaacaaccttttttttttacatgtgaagTTTTTACTACAGTAACCTTTCAATTTGAAGCtaaaattattttctcaaaCTGTGCGGCTGAACTCACAAAGCCTTGACCTCCTCGTTGTCCTGCTGCCTGCTGCTGCCTCCATCCAGTCCTCCAATCAGCTGTTTGAAGGACCTGAGCCATACAGAAGCTCCAGTCAAAAAGAAACAGCCTTCAACCTCTTTTTAAGCCAAAGTTCACATGAAACAACGACTTCGACTCACTCTCTGTCGATGACCAGACACGTGACGTCTCCCACGGCTGTGACACTGGCGGTACGAATGTCCTCGCTGCAACAAAGGAAGAAACAAGCTGTTTGTGCAACTCTTAACTGCTTTTGGAGAGATATACTATAGAGCTGTTGTCACAGCAATATGGTGATCTAATAACACTCCTTTTTGCACACTGCAGTAATGGAGTAATGTGCCCACTGTATCGAGTCCCATGTGTATCCACTAAATGAGACTGAACTCGTGattaatgcttttgttttagctcagaGTTTTTGTCTCTACTACCGTCAACTGCTAAATGTTCAAACTATGCTCTCAGTTAAACTCTGAATGTGTCTGTGAGTATGCTGCTGAGTGGGTTTcatatgaaagtttttttttttttcacagtttttctcTAAGAACAGCTGGTGGGAGCAAAGCTAAGAGCAGCGAGGAAGAACGCCAGGGATGTTTTCACAGtgagatatgaaaaaaaaaacatgcatttgtcTGGGGAAGTGAgcaacttgctggagggatgcAGTAAGAGTTTGATAGCAGAGACTGTTCAATAACTCACTGTGCAGCATTAAACGAGtggctcagatcttttgaagtggggctctgtggaatggttatgaacaattaatgtcttacctgttatagaaaGCTCTcggaacgacctcagtttggataaaaaaaagtttatttctgaccagatggATGAGACCAAGACTAAATTAGATTGCTCCAagcttaaaacaactttaatctcagAAATGTATTAGTAGTTTACAAGAACACAATTTTATAAGCCTCACACCCTTGCCAGTTTTGCATCACGCTACAGGCgtgttattttgaaagaaatataataaaatttctGAAAATAGGGTGCATCTTTAACTGATCAAAGAATATCTTTTCATGTCAGAtacaacttttaataaaacaactttattaacaataacaagtaactgttaaataaaataaaccatcGAATATCTTAATTAAAATAGGACCGATACATGACCAAAAATATATCTATCATATCAGATAAAACTCTTACAAAATCTTTCAAAATATCCTTCAATATGTTTAATGAAACCAGCTCCTTCAATTTTTGGACTAGATTGAAGTTGATTCCAGGTATTAGCTCATCAtttagtcagatttaaactgtttctccaaactgaggttctttaaagagctatctgtaacaggtaagatattaactgttcataacctttccacacagcccaacttcaaaaggtctgaactatctctttaagtgTTTAAATGGATCTAAGGTTCAAACTAACATTTACCAGAATTACTGTTTATTGTctctaaagtaaaaataaaaacatgattttccCTTATCCCCCTTCTGTACTGCAGCTGGTTctaacaataaatgtaaaatgggATTATATGCTTTTATTAAGAACTGACAGTTAAAAATTTGCTCTATGTTACACttcatgcattaaaaaaactacaaacactcTGATACACTTTATGAAACCTTGCCTGACCTATGATTCTAGCTTCATAGCTTTGATTCGTCAGTCCTGGATTAGAAATTCTGATTGCTGTGGgcaaagctgctgttttcatcGTGTTTGTTCTTCACTGGAGTATTTACTGCTCGTCTGAAAGCAGACCGTTAATGTCTGTGGGAGTAGATCTTCAAGTGGATGTTGGACATGTGCCATCTCTTTAGCTAGAATGGTATAGGTGGAAATTAGGGGATAAAACAAATTGTTGCCATTTCACTCAGACTTTGTTCAGAATTGGTACCAAAGCCCTATTTTGTATTGGATGATGACCCTGCTGGATGATTTCTGTGGGGTCTTAGATAAGTCTTCAGGGTTATATTAAGAATGCAGTGTGTTTCCTATTACATGTAATAGAGAATGATAGGTCCATGATAGTTTTGAGCAGGCATTAACCTTCTGTAGCAAGGTCATggtagtttattattattttggcagTGTGTAGGGGGTCCTGGATGGAGTGTGGTTGCAATGGTTGCATCAGTATTCTGCTAGAGTGAAGTGATTTCTGGtgtgtagctgcatcctgatgcgTTCCAAGAGAGTTGTGCCAGGACGGGGTTCAGGGAGATGCTGTGGAAGGACCTTTGTGGGAACATGCTGTTGATTTATAGAGTGTGCTGAGGGTGTCTTTCATacctaggtgtgtgtgtgtgtgtgtgtgggtataTTTCACCCTATCAAAGCCTGCTCGCCAAACCAGTCCCCTTTGCAAAGAGTCTTCACCGTCACCTCCTCTTCATTTGTCGAGAGCTGCTGAGAAACCTTCACCTGTGGGGGTGGTCACACAAACATCTAAAGTGCAATTTGGACACGcttgcattttcattttatggCCCTTTGTCCTCTAATTTCACAGTATTTCAgagcaaaatattgcatgtgTCAATAATTTCTCAAACACAAGGATtagctgccttttattttagttttagcaaaTGCTGTGTTGCTGTGTAGCCCCTCAAGTGAACAAGACAGAATATAATACACTCTataccaggggtaggcaaccctggtccttggagggccactatcctgcatgtttccttgtttctctgctccaacacagctggtttgaatcaatgggtaattaacaggcttttgcagaacatgaagaggtaatttaaccactgaatcatgtgtctaattttattgtcattaaacTTAGCATTTAACATGTTAACTGGGGCTTTTAGAGTTTGAGATGGAGCTCTTAGGGTTTTGGTAAATTTTCTGAATATTACATGGTCTGATATTTAGGGTCAACATGCTGCAGTTGTGTTACATTTGAGGTTGTGTTTGCCtcatttgattatttattaataaatggtAGATTTTTCTTCCTGAtacttaaaactaaaaacccAAAAGGTGTACCTTACATGGTTTCATATGCGATGTCACATATGTTTTACAtcaagacttttttaaaaaaagatttaataaatttcccgcaatttgtgctttttttaaataacactgaCTTTTGCATTTCATTATCACCAATTTAGAAGCCAAATTCAAATGAAGAAACCACCTCTTGCctcttgttcttttgttcaCAGTTAATTATATCCTTTTCACAAATCCTGATAAACTCATCTTTCTCACCTGTCCTTCACTGATGATAAAGAATGTGTCTCCTGTGGCTCCCTGGCGGATAATGTACTCCCCATTTCTATAAAGAGTCTGAGAAAACCCACAGAAGAGATGAGTCTGATTACTGGACAGaggcttttgtgtttgtcagaggGAGAGGCAGAGTGTCTAATGATAAAGAAATTGTCTGAAAATGATCACCTCCTCCAGAACATCGGCCAGTTTACTGACAACGTCCTCAGGTAGAGACTGAAATGAGGGAATACTGTGAGGAGagtttacaaacagaaaactgtgagTCATCTTTGTAAAATGGGAACTAAAAACAGTGTCGTGTTAAACACCATTTAAACCATTTACCTGCGGAGGAAGTCTGTGTATTGGGAATGTTTCATGAGACCAGTCCTCATCATGATGATTTGGAAACCATGACGATCGATTGCCCACAGCTTGATGTCAGTCAGAGCTGaagacaaatacacaaaaaacttATACAAGTAGAAATCAATTCAATCAATCAAGGTTTTACTCAAATAGCTGAAAATATACATTacaaattcattttaatttgcttaGTTCTACCAAAAATAttccaccacagcaaacctgtcAAGAGAGAGTTGACCACCAAAACTCAGATTGAGCAAGAAGGAACATTAATCAGAAAAGTAACCAAGATGCCAAAGACAACCTCAATGAAGCTGGGCAGCTCTTTTGCAGAGATGGAAGTATCTGTTCATAGGAGCACTGTAAGCTGCGCAGAGCTGtgcttcatggaagagtggccCGCTAAAAGTCATTGCttcaagacaagaaaaaaagctgtgagGCTTATTGTAGACTCCCCAACATCTAGAAGAAGATGATGTAGTCATATGAGCCTAAGACTGCATTTACAACATCATCTGGTTCAAATCCAACacctcatcatgctgagaacccTACAGCAAAGCACAATAGTGGCAGTACagtgctgtggggatgttttttctttggcaGAGACTTGACAGCTGGTCAGAGGTGAAGGAACAGAGGTTCACCTAccaacaggacaatgaccctaaatgCACTGCTAAAGTCATAGAAACCACAAACGACCTTTCTGAACATATCATTAAGTATGACTCTAAAAACCCAAATCCATCAAGTTTGTCCAACCAACATCTgagtgaggtttttttttattgttagtttcAGTTAGAATCAGTCCTAAAAGCAAAGAAGTTGCTTTATAAAAAACATAgatgtaaatttatttattgtaaacacaTGGTCCTAAAGGGAAATTTGCATAATCCAGGAGTCCGATTTAAAAGAAGCTTGGGAAAACAAGTCTGGTTGAATTTAAATAATCATAACTTTAAAATTCTAATTGCCATAATCCATACACTCTGAGCAGAACATTGTATCACACTCATTAAAAATTACACAGATCTACACCtgaatcaaaaaataaaactgagatgtAGAAATTacgttttaaaatttttattgtaCTTGGTTGTGTGTAAAGGTaaaacccctttttttgttgtttttaatcacaattcAAAGAAAACCATTGGTGCTACCTTTCCTTCAGACCCAGAACTTTACTTATTGGAAAAATTTCTCtaaatttaacaatttttcCCAATTTACAGAAGGAATATTTGGAACGATCATTGTTTGTGGCTAGAAAATACTAAACCATCTTGCTGGCTATGTAGCAAGACATTCCTCCATATCTTGCTGCATAGTCATCAGAGATCAATGTTGCACATAAACATccccaaattaaaaacatttgtctaCTTTCAACTGACTTTTAGCTGGTAAACGTGAGCTGAGCATGACTCCCTTTGGTGTCAGTAAAGAACATTCATTTAAAGTGTGTAGGTGCAATAAGTAGAAAGACTTTTGAGACAAATCTTAGCTCTTTGGTGCAGAAAAACAATGAGTCTATATTTCCTCTCTAGTGCATGTGCCGCGCCATGAAACACACGTTCTATTGTTGTGGGAACCCAATATTCATAAATGCATGCCattaaaaatccattaaaatgtAGTGAAGCTGAACTCAAATATTGAATTGAACTCCTGACTGTGTTTAAGGCTCCCAGTAAAAGCACCTGCTTTATTATGCAGAGAAAGCTGTGTCAGCCCAGAAGGACAAAACTCTCACCGCACATCAAATGGACACACGTATGTGGAGgtcagggtaaaaaaaaaaaaaaaaaacctgtatcACATTGTAATTTACTAAGCagttttttgtaatttgacAAGTGGCtttgttaaaactgtcaaaaattaCACTACTAATGTGGGTTGGGCTTAACGTTTCACTGGTAACTAACTTTTAACTATGCTAATACTGTTACCAGACATGATCAAAAACAGCCTCATTCATTTCCAAACCCACATCTCAACATATTCCAAAGTCAAATCAATAAAGCTTGCTTGGCTAAAAATAATGCTAAACACCAATTTagtgaagacaaataaaaacaatgctatTTGTAATTAATAATTGTTACTGCAGTCTGTTTAAGTCAATAGACTGGCTACATTTACACGTCATCTTATTATTCACTCTGTAGCAGGTGTCTAGtctatagttgtttttttaaaattaggctGGAAATTGTTGTGTAATGAAGTTACCACCCATTTTGTCACGAtcggtggagatgacggagacaaacccggtgtgcagactcatcttaaagaaaactaatttatttaactaaagaacaaaccaaaaccaaaagctgacggggcagcaaacaaatagaaacaaactaaatcaaaactaagTAGAAAGTGAACATAACAAGCGCAGGAACcggaacagaaccaggaaccaggaacaAGACGGAAACATGTAACAAACAACAGactaacagcaaacaaacatcaaacaatggaccagtgaggtaTGGGAAGAATGACCGGGCTTTTAAGACTGGGGATaatgaggtgagtgggaacaggtagATTGATtactgagtcgggacaggtgaagatgggtgtggctgacagagaagtgaatgactgagggagagtgaaaatgaacatgaacatgagacagaatgaaaagcaaatacaaccaaataacaacaaaagaaacaacaaaaa
Above is a genomic segment from Kryptolebias marmoratus isolate JLee-2015 linkage group LG14, ASM164957v2, whole genome shotgun sequence containing:
- the LOC108230933 gene encoding cGMP-dependent protein kinase 1, which encodes MAVPKSGGTLRDLQLALQLKIEELRQRDALIDELELELDAKDDLIRQLQVELDKHRGASQQREDTATTGSEVQTPAAPAEPQRTKRQAISAEPTALDPSQLPDIPLSSYCKSKESCELIHRALMNNDYMKHLEGGQILTIVDCMYPTSLAEGCCVIREGDVGSTVYVLEEGMVEVTKQGKKVCIMGPGKVFGELAILYNCTRTASVTALTDIKLWAIDRHGFQIIMMRTGLMKHSQYTDFLRSIPSFQSLPEDVVSKLADVLEETLYRNGEYIIRQGATGDTFFIISEGQVKVSQQLSTNEEEVTVKTLCKGDWFGEQALIGEDIRTASVTAVGDVTCLVIDRESFKQLIGGLDGGSSRQQDNEEVKALQQAEADFFSIISLTDLQIISTLGMGGFSRVELVQLRTDPSRLFALKVLKKRHILDTSQQDHILSERRIMMEAHNPFIIRLYRTFRDSKCLYMLLEACLGGELWSLLQDRGSFDDATTRFYTGCVIEALVYLHSKGLIYRDLKPENIILDQRGYAKLGDFGFAKKVGLGKKTWTFCGTPEYIAPEIILNKGHDCSADCWSLGILMFEQLSGSPPFSGSDPMKTYIIILRGVDMVEFPKKITKSAANLIKRLCRDNPSERLGNQKNGVKDIQKHKWFEGFNWSGLRQGSIKPPFTPTVDGPLDSSNFDYFPDDAEEPPPDEESGWDTEF